The bacterium genome includes a region encoding these proteins:
- the lepB gene encoding signal peptidase I, with the protein MHIFYLAIGLIVASAVLKYFIKRDKVSSKCSKILKFIFEYADSARSASILALIIVTFIVQTFRIPTGSMIPTLNIGNHLMVNKFIYYFKKPRRGDIIVFVYPVNPKKDFIKRLVGLPGETIQIKDGGVFINGEELKAPQTIAERYYYNEGMYGEGLIKIPDNVYFVMGDNTRNSKDSRFWGFVPKKNLLGKAFFVYWPLTRMRITR; encoded by the coding sequence ATGCATATCTTTTATCTTGCTATAGGATTGATTGTAGCAAGTGCTGTATTAAAGTACTTTATTAAAAGAGACAAAGTATCCTCTAAATGTAGCAAGATACTCAAATTTATTTTTGAATATGCGGATTCTGCAAGATCGGCATCTATTCTTGCATTAATAATTGTTACGTTTATTGTGCAGACTTTTAGAATACCAACAGGGTCAATGATCCCTACCCTGAATATAGGGAATCATCTTATGGTAAACAAGTTTATATACTATTTCAAAAAACCCAGAAGAGGGGATATTATTGTATTTGTGTATCCTGTTAATCCCAAAAAGGATTTCATAAAAAGATTGGTAGGTCTTCCTGGAGAAACAATACAGATAAAAGATGGGGGTGTTTTTATAAATGGAGAGGAACTGAAAGCTCCCCAAACAATAGCAGAACGGTATTATTACAATGAGGGGATGTATGGAGAAGGGCTTATTAAGATACCTGATAATGTATATTTTGTTATGGGAGACAATACAAGAAACAGCAAAGATTCGCGCTTCTGGGGATTTGTTCCAAAGAAGAATCTGTTAGGTAAGGCATTCTTTGTATACTGGCCATTAACAAGAATGCGTATAACAAGGTAA
- a CDS encoding UDP-glucose/GDP-mannose dehydrogenase family protein, whose product MRICVIGTGYVGLVTGVCLADIGNNVICVDIDKEKIEKLKRGIIPIYEPGLEEMVERNLSKRRISFTAEISEGVGNSEIIFIAVGTPSKKNGEADLCYVESVARSVAKAMDGYRVIVEKSTVPVHTGEWVRRTVKLNNIHGVDFDVVSNPEFLREGSAISDFMHPDRIVIGVESEKARKIMAKLYQPLNASMVVTDIKSAEIIKHASNSYLALKISYINSVANICERVGADVEKVAEGMGLDKRIGKSFLRAGIGYGGSCFPKDVSAFIKIAEEAGYDFEMLKSVESVNRMQREDLVRKIKQEMWVMNNKTIGILGLSFKPNTDDMREAPSIYIINKLQQDGAKIKAYDPAAGPRAKEILKNVQYCKDPYCVAEGSDALVIITDWPEFSKLNLGKIKTLLNQPVIIDGRNIYDPEKMEKLGFVYKSIGR is encoded by the coding sequence ATGCGCATATGTGTGATAGGAACGGGTTATGTGGGGCTTGTAACAGGTGTATGCCTGGCAGATATCGGCAATAATGTAATCTGCGTGGATATTGATAAGGAGAAAATAGAAAAATTAAAGAGGGGCATTATCCCTATCTATGAGCCCGGATTAGAGGAAATGGTTGAAAGGAATTTGAGCAAAAGAAGAATTTCCTTTACCGCAGAGATTTCCGAAGGGGTAGGGAATTCTGAGATAATCTTTATTGCAGTTGGAACCCCTTCAAAAAAGAATGGAGAGGCGGATCTATGCTATGTTGAATCTGTGGCTCGCAGTGTGGCAAAGGCAATGGATGGGTATAGAGTAATTGTTGAAAAAAGCACAGTGCCTGTACATACTGGAGAATGGGTTAGACGAACAGTGAAGTTAAATAATATACATGGTGTTGATTTTGATGTTGTTTCTAATCCAGAATTTTTAAGAGAAGGTTCTGCAATATCAGATTTTATGCATCCTGACAGGATTGTAATTGGGGTTGAGAGCGAAAAAGCAAGGAAAATAATGGCAAAATTATACCAGCCGCTTAATGCGTCAATGGTTGTTACGGACATAAAAAGCGCAGAGATTATTAAACACGCATCGAATTCATATCTTGCGCTCAAGATTTCTTATATTAATTCAGTTGCTAATATATGCGAGCGAGTAGGAGCGGATGTGGAAAAGGTTGCAGAGGGTATGGGGCTTGATAAAAGGATAGGGAAGAGTTTCTTACGCGCCGGCATAGGATATGGAGGATCCTGTTTTCCAAAGGATGTTTCTGCATTCATCAAGATAGCTGAAGAGGCAGGGTATGACTTTGAAATGCTCAAGTCTGTTGAAAGTGTTAACAGAATGCAAAGAGAAGATTTGGTTAGAAAAATAAAGCAGGAAATGTGGGTTATGAATAACAAAACCATAGGGATATTGGGTCTTTCTTTTAAGCCAAACACTGACGACATGAGAGAAGCGCCCTCAATATACATTATAAACAAACTCCAGCAAGACGGCGCGAAGATTAAAGCGTACGATCCTGCGGCTGGACCTAGGGCAAAGGAGATCCTAAAAAACGTGCAATATTGCAAAGACCCTTATTGTGTGGCAGAAGGTAGCGACGCGCTTGTTATTATTACAGACTGGCCTGAGTTTAGTAAGCTAAATCTTGGGAAGATAAAAACCTTGCTTAATCAGCCTGTAATTATTGATGGCCGTAATATATATGACCCGGAGAAAATGGAAAAGCTTGGTTTTGTTTATAAGAGCATTGGAAGGTGA
- a CDS encoding nucleotide sugar dehydrogenase, translated as MSNSLIHKIKNKKAQIAVIGLGYVGLPLCMEFAKKGFCVTGIDVDKKRVESVNKGVSYIGDVKSSDIKSCVKDKSFRATTDYRVLGKQDAIIMCVPTPLRKTKEPDISYIIDASKKIAKYLKEEQLVVLESTTYPGTTDEVIQPILEKSGLKAGEDFYLAFSPERVDPGNKRYNTANIPKVIGGINDISTRTAKALYSQINGHVIAVSSSRVAEMVKLLENTFRSVNIALVNELAIMCGYLDIDVWEVIGAAATKPFGFMPFYPGPGIGGHCIPLDPFYLTWKSRLHGYEAKFIELAGEINRTMPAYVIGKIRDILNSHKKSINGSTVFILGVAYKKDVGDWRESPAIEIISMLLKKGAHVWFNDPYVSEINAGDTLMRSKKLSKSLLEKSNCTVIITNHSIYDYKFIVENSSAVLDTRNATGSLKGSFEKVFKL; from the coding sequence ATGTCAAACTCGTTAATTCACAAAATAAAGAATAAAAAAGCCCAAATTGCAGTAATTGGTTTAGGATATGTAGGGCTTCCTTTGTGTATGGAATTTGCAAAAAAGGGGTTCTGCGTAACAGGCATAGATGTTGATAAAAAGAGAGTGGAGAGTGTTAACAAAGGAGTTTCGTATATTGGAGATGTGAAATCTTCAGACATTAAATCGTGTGTGAAGGATAAATCTTTTCGGGCAACTACGGATTACAGAGTTCTTGGCAAGCAAGACGCTATTATAATGTGTGTTCCGACACCATTGAGAAAAACAAAGGAACCAGATATTTCCTATATAATTGACGCATCTAAAAAAATAGCAAAATATCTTAAAGAAGAACAGCTGGTTGTGTTGGAAAGCACTACGTATCCGGGGACAACAGATGAAGTTATACAGCCGATACTGGAGAAAAGCGGATTAAAGGCAGGAGAAGACTTCTACCTTGCATTTTCGCCGGAAAGAGTAGATCCCGGAAACAAAAGATACAATACTGCCAATATCCCAAAGGTAATAGGCGGGATTAATGACATATCTACCCGAACCGCAAAAGCCTTATACAGCCAGATTAATGGACATGTTATTGCAGTCTCTTCTTCGCGTGTGGCAGAAATGGTAAAACTCTTGGAGAACACGTTCCGCAGTGTAAATATAGCACTTGTGAATGAACTGGCAATAATGTGTGGTTATCTGGATATAGATGTGTGGGAGGTTATAGGAGCTGCTGCAACGAAACCATTTGGATTTATGCCATTCTATCCAGGGCCCGGCATAGGCGGACATTGTATACCTCTTGATCCATTCTATCTTACCTGGAAATCCAGGCTCCATGGGTATGAGGCAAAATTTATAGAGCTTGCCGGTGAGATTAATAGGACAATGCCTGCATATGTAATCGGAAAGATAAGAGACATCTTGAATAGTCATAAAAAAAGCATTAACGGTTCGACGGTATTTATACTTGGTGTTGCTTATAAAAAGGATGTGGGGGACTGGAGAGAATCACCAGCAATAGAAATCATAAGCATGCTATTAAAAAAGGGTGCGCATGTATGGTTTAACGATCCTTATGTTTCAGAAATAAATGCAGGTGATACATTAATGCGCTCAAAGAAGCTCAGCAAATCATTGCTGGAAAAATCCAATTGCACAGTTATTATTACAAATCATAGTATTTATGATTATAAATTTATTGTTGAAAATTCGTCTGCTGTGTTAGATACAAGAAATGCAACAGGTAGCTTAAAGGGGTCTTTTGAGAAAGTATTTAAACTGTAA
- a CDS encoding SDR family oxidoreductase yields MSIYLVTGGAGFIGSHIVESLVSHGKKVRVIDNLSTGNIDNLAHLINNIEFIENDIRDTNLLDKAMKGVDFCFHEAALPSVARSIEDPITANQVNIDGTLNLLFTAKKNKIKRFIYASSSSAYGDSPSLPKKEDMKSNPLSPYAVSKLTGEYYCRVFYSVYGLNTVCLRYFNVFGPRQDPNSQYAAVIPKFITCFLKKTAPQIYGNGEQSRDFTYIDNVVSANMLAAEAKNTSGQVLNIACGRQTSLNDLVKLLKNLLSSEVKPDYLEPRQGDIKHSLADISKAMDMLGYSPKTSFEQGIKKTIAWHKDNKL; encoded by the coding sequence ATGAGTATATATCTGGTAACAGGTGGTGCAGGCTTTATAGGCTCTCATATTGTAGAGTCGCTTGTAAGTCATGGCAAAAAAGTTAGGGTAATAGATAACCTTTCTACCGGGAATATCGATAATCTTGCGCACTTAATAAATAATATAGAGTTTATAGAAAACGACATAAGAGATACAAATCTTTTAGACAAAGCTATGAAGGGTGTTGATTTTTGCTTTCATGAAGCAGCGCTTCCTTCCGTAGCAAGGTCCATTGAGGATCCAATAACAGCAAATCAGGTCAATATAGATGGCACATTAAACCTGCTTTTTACTGCAAAGAAAAACAAGATAAAGAGATTTATCTATGCCAGTTCTTCTTCTGCATATGGAGACTCACCCTCTTTACCTAAAAAAGAAGACATGAAATCTAACCCACTATCCCCTTATGCTGTAAGCAAACTAACCGGCGAATACTACTGCCGTGTTTTTTATTCTGTTTATGGTCTTAACACCGTATGTTTGAGATATTTTAATGTTTTTGGCCCCAGACAGGATCCAAACAGTCAGTATGCCGCTGTTATTCCTAAGTTTATAACTTGTTTTTTGAAGAAGACTGCTCCTCAAATCTATGGAAATGGAGAACAGTCCAGAGATTTCACGTACATAGACAATGTTGTTTCTGCAAATATGCTGGCTGCTGAAGCAAAAAACACATCTGGTCAGGTGTTGAATATTGCCTGCGGCAGACAAACATCTCTTAATGATTTAGTTAAGCTGCTTAAAAATCTACTTTCAAGTGAAGTAAAACCTGATTATCTTGAGCCAAGACAAGGGGACATAAAGCATTCTTTGGCAGATATATCAAAAGCCATGGACATGCTGGGGTATAGCCCAAAAACTAGTTTTGAACAGGGCATAAAAAAGACCATAGCATGGCATAAAGACAATAAATTATGA